The proteins below come from a single Torulaspora delbrueckii CBS 1146 chromosome 5, complete genome genomic window:
- the TDEL0E05130 gene encoding 40S ribosomal protein uS2 (similar to Saccharomyces cerevisiae RPS0A (YGR214W) and RPS0B (YLR048W); ancestral locus Anc_5.116), producing the protein MSLPATFDLTPEDAQLLLAANTHLGARNVQVHQEPYVFKARPDGVNVINVGKTWEKLVLAARIIAAIPNPEDVVAISSRTFGQRAVLKYAAHTGATPIAGRFTPGSFTNYITRSFKEPRLVVVTDPRSDAQAIKEASYVNIPVIALTDLDSPSEYVDVAIPCNNRGKHSIGLIWYLLAREVLRLRGALVDRTQPWTIMPDLYFYRNPEEIEQQVAEETAGVAGDEEEAKEEVTEEQTEATEWAEESTEAVAW; encoded by the coding sequence atgTCTTTACCAGCTACTTTTGACTTGACCCCAGAAGACGCCCAATTGTTGTTGGCCGCTAACACTCATTTGGGTGCTAGAAACGTGCAAGTGCACCAAGAACCATACGTTTTCAAGGCTAGACCAGATGGTGTTAACGTTATTAACGTTGGTAAGACTTGGGAAAAATTGGTTCTAGCTGCTAGAATTATTGCTGCTATTCCAAACCCAGAAGATGTTGTTGCCATCTCTTCCAGAACCTTTGGTCAAAGAGCTGTTCTAAAGTACGCTGCTCACACTGGTGCTACTCCAATTGCTGGTAGATTCACTCCAGGTTCTTTCACCAACTATATCACTcgttctttcaaagaaccaagaTTGGTCGTTGTTACCGATCCAAGATCCGACGCACAAGCTATCAAGGAAGCTTCTTACGTCAACATCCCAGTCATCGCTTTGACCGATTTGGATTCTCCATCCGAGTACGTCGATGTCGCTATCCCATGTAACAACAGAGGTAAGCACTCCATCGGTTTGATCTGGTACCTATTGGCAAGAGAAGTCTTGAGACTAAGAGGTGCTTTGGTCGACAGAACTCAACCATGGACTATCATGCCAGATTTGTATTTCTACAGAAACccagaagagattgaacaacaagttgctgaagaaactgCTGGTGTCgctggtgatgaagaagaagccaaggAGGAAGTTACCGAAGAACAAACTGAAGCTACTGAATGGGCTGAAGAATCTACCGAAGCTGTCGCTTGGTAA
- the RPL7A gene encoding 60S ribosomal protein uL30 (similar to Saccharomyces cerevisiae RPL7A (YGL076C) and RPL7B (YPL198W); ancestral locus Anc_6.206), with protein MAAEQILAPETLLKKNKTQQRSNEQVASERAARKAANKEKRAVILQRNTAYQQEYEAAQRAVIQAKREAKASGSYYVEAQPKLVFVVRIKGINKIPPKPRKVLQLLRLVQINSGTFVKVTKATVELLKLIEPYVAYGYPSYSTVRQLVYKRGFGKINKQRIALSDNAIVEEHLGKYGILSIDDLIHEIVSVGPHFKQANNFLWPFKLSNPSGGWGVPRKFKHFIQGGAFGNREEFINKLVKSMN; from the exons ATGGCTGCTGA ACAAATCTTGGCTCCTGAAAcccttttgaagaagaacaagacTCAACAGAGATCCAACGAACAAGTTGCCTCTGAAAGAGCTGCTCGTAAGGCT GCTaacaaggaaaagagagCTGTtatcttgcaaagaaacaCTGCTTACCAGCAAGAATACGAAGCTGCTCAAAGAGCTGTCATTCAAGCTAAGCGTGAAGCCAAGGCTTCTGGTTCTTACTACGTTGAAGCCCAACCAAAATTGGTCTTTGTCGTCAGAATCAAGGGTATCAACAAGATCCCACCTAAGCCAAGAAAGGTTCTACAATTGTTGAGATTGGTTCAAATCAACTCTGGTACTTTTGTCAAGGTTACCAAGGCTACCGttgaattgttgaaattgatcgAACCATACGTTGCTTACGGTTACCCATCTTACTCTACCGTTAGACAATTGGTCTACAAGAGAGGTTTCGGTAAGATCAACAAGCAAAGAATTGCTTTGTCTGACAACGCTATCGTTGAAGAACACTTGGGTAAGTACGGTATCTTGTCCATCGATGACTTGATTCACGAAATTGTCTCTGTTGGTCCACACTTCAAGCAAGCTAACAACTTCTTGTGGCCATTCAAGCTATCTAACCCATCTGGTGGCTGGGGTGTTCCAAGAAAGTTCAAGCACTTTATCCAAGGTGGTGCTTTCGGTAACCGTGaagaattcatcaacaaattgGTTAAGTCCATGAACTAA
- the TDEL0E05150 gene encoding Smr domain-containing protein (similar to Saccharomyces cerevisiae YPL199C; ancestral locus Anc_6.207) — translation MSASAAVISGDRGALISDGRVRDYNHAEDNEYQRLRGLAEEARKKRQQLSHESQEAYKQGDGARAHQLSEKAKVQQRLIDQHNMEAAEYVFVQNNADSSSDEIDLHGLYVKEALWILQKRIAAGVRNHEPFVKVIVGKGNHSQGGLAKIKPAVEEMCQEANLKNYLDRKNQGVLIVELENANLPSSWGNAEFTSGKPQESHQANVYHAPQQPQYQQQPQQQPQQQPQQQQQQQQQQGSSGDGDLLVKLLRLFCVCIQKNV, via the coding sequence ATGAGTGCCAGTGCTGCAGTTATCAGTGGTGATAGAGGTGCTTTGATCTCAGATGGTCGTGTTAGGGACTATAATCATGCGGAGGATAATGAGTACCAGCGATTGAGAGGATTGGCGGAAGAAGCTCGCAAGAAGAGACAACAGTTGTCTCATGAGTCGCAGGAAGCCTATAAGCAAGGGGATGGTGCTCGTGCGCACCAATTGAGTGAAAAGGCCAAGGTTCAGCAACGTTTGATTGATCAACATAATATGGAAGCGGCAGAGTATGTATTTGTGCAGAATAATGCCGACTCCAGTAGTGATGAGATCGACCTACATGGACTATACGTTAAGGAGGCTCTATGGATCTTACAAAAGAGGATTGCTGCCGGCGTAAGGAACCACGAGCCTTTTGTTAAGGTCATTGTAGGTAAAGGTAACCATTCGCAAGGCGGGCTAGCCAAGATTAAACCTGCTGTAGAGGAAATGTGTCAAGAagccaatttgaaaaactatTTGGACCGTAAAAACCAAGGTGTGCTAATCGTTGAGTTAGAAAACGCCAATCTGCCATCGTCATGGGGTAACGCAGAATTCACCAGTGGTAAACCACAAGAGTCACACCAGGCCAACGTTTACCATGCTCCTCAGCAACCTcaatatcaacaacaaccacaGCAACAACCACAGCAACAAccacagcaacaacaacaacaacaacaacagcaagGCTCTAGCGGTGATGGGGATTTGCTGGTCAAGTTACTCAGACTTTTCTGTGTCTGTATCCAAAAGAACGTATAA
- the MPS2 gene encoding Mps2p (similar to Saccharomyces cerevisiae MPS2 (YGL075C) and CSM4 (YPL200W); ancestral locus Anc_6.208), translated as MDYDKSSSSIVLDVAWGKVDKKSQGFIYAKNFPQLIQAIELLLNKGEPAQLRLLSNTGKNVIDTFAKEKEFFKIYKDEFKEIFQGLVGKTFKDAVEGTFPSGKIPKNVLQESKEDQGIIDSPQKKDLRLKNLQNRIAALTEELQFKDDIIAEKDRELIKLTRGLSEYKDKYDFLQRQFSFYKDHGESPTNEEPGANEPVSTRHEFIISEMKRKLQEQLLTINALREQMQQAQGTYQWYTKPLKSNKIESAPLILIVLFTITLFSLLFYITKCFVTDDQADRYYETSWWEKSGLLSRLGWRWQDWKDSTIDLPNSQAYDKVFGIKDYR; from the coding sequence ATGGATTACGATAAGTCTAGCTCGTCGATCGTACTAGATGTGGCATGGGGCAAGGTGGATAAGAAAAGCCAAGGTTTTATCTATGCCAAAAACTTCCCGCAGCTCATACAGGCCATTGAATTATTATTGAACAAAGGTGAGCCAGCTCAGCTCCGATTACTATCAAACACGGGCAAGAATGTGATAGACACGTTTGCAAAGGAGAAGgagttcttcaagatataCAAGGATGAGTTCAAAGAGATATTTCAAGGGTTAGTTGGTAAGACTTTCAAGGATGCCGTGGAGGGTACGTTTCCCTCTGGTAAGATACCCAAAaatgttcttcaagagagtaAAGAAGATCAGGGGATTATTGATAGTCCTCAAAAGAAAGACCTACGACTAaagaatttgcaaaatagAATAGCCGCGTTGACCGAAGAATTACAATTCAAGGATGATATAATAGCTGAGAAGGACAGAGAACTGATAAAACTGACCCGTGGATTAAGCGAGTACAAGGATAAGTACGATTTTTTGCAGAGGCAGTTCAGCTTCTATAAGGATCATGGCGAGAGTCCAACCAATGAAGAGCCAGGCGCCAACGAACCCGTATCAACGCGACACGAATTCATTATCAGCgagatgaagaggaaattACAGGAACAGTTGCTTACAATCAATGCACTACGAGAACAGATGCAACAGGCCCAAGGCACATACCAATGGTACACGAAACCATTAAAGTCCAACAAAATCGAATCGGCACCCTTGATTCTCATCGTACTCTTCACAATAACGCTATTTTCATTGCTCTTTTACATCACAAAATGCTTTGTCACCGACGATCAAGCTGATAGATACTACGAGACATCATGGTGGGAAAAAAGTGGCCTTTTGAGTCGATTGGGATGGCGCTGGCAAGATTGGAAAGATAGCACGATCGACTTACCAAATAGTCAAGCATACGATAAAGTCTTTGGAATTAAGGATTACAGATAG
- the HSF1 gene encoding stress-responsive transcription factor HSF1 (similar to Saccharomyces cerevisiae HSF1 (YGL073W); ancestral locus Anc_6.209), with the protein MEKVPSLNDDDIEKILHPSNLFNEDLRPLEKVSPNGAIEDIINPSMDPQSITPSTDGIPSIPHEPGQHLIQRMTPVGLYPHQDDRLNNQLLPMYRNSQALPQQSQQQQSSTRHTKTRPAFVNKVWSMLNDESNVNLIQWSKDGKSFIVVNREEFVHQILPKYFKHSNLASFVRQLNMYGWHKVQDVKSGSIQNSSDDKLQFENEYFIRGREDLLEKIVRQKSSAATNSKSSTNSNASGSDLHLLGDINLGDQSNVTALLGELEQIKYDQMAISKDLLRINKDNEMLWKENMMARERHRTQQQALEKILRFLASLVPHMDQKMITEGILNNDDPSQVLQTHQDTQDNNSGAQPANMDLFDPEFLRNLPKSRFLLKNRTSSTASNPDRSQLDGAKISEIPFDEEDENHEHNDTPQRNSISGQETVSFLNHLQSNIDEQDARIQHLEDMVQVISPSGSQQKQPNFDLQDYCFNNNSPMDAGRSGTGLSPLLPPEGDDMIPLHTQSPASNLIGDLGTGQTNPKGKRYLEHEPLVEEIADNSSNDRKRPKR; encoded by the coding sequence ATGGAAAAGGTACCTAGCTTGAATGACGATGATATCGAAAAGATTCTACATCCCAGCAACCTTTTTAATGAGGATTTAAGACCGCTAGAAAAGGTGTCGCCAAACGGAGCgattgaagatattatCAATCCATCGATGGATCCTCAATCGATTACACCATCAACCGATGGCATACCCAGTATCCCACATGAACCAGGCCAACACTTAATTCAAAGAATGACACCTGTTGGGTTATATCCGCACCAAGACGACCGATTAAACAACCAACTTTTACCAATGTACAGAAACTCACAAGCATTGCCGCAACAATCGCAACAGCAACAATCGAGTACAAGGCATACGAAGACTAGACCAGCGTTTGTTAATAAAGTCTGGAGTATGCTTAACGATGAGTCCAAtgtgaatttgattcaATGGAGTAAAGATGGGAAATCATTTATAGTGGTGAACCGTGAAGAATTTGTACATCAGATTTTACccaaatatttcaaacaTTCTAATTTGGCATCTTTTGTGAGACAGTTGAACATGTACGGCTGGCACAAGGTACAAGATGTCAAGTCAGGTTCCATCCAAAACAGCTCGGACGATAAATTGCAATTCGAGAACGAATATTTCATTCGTGGTAGAGAAGATTTGTTGGAGAAGATCGTAAGGCAAAAATCCTCTGCTGCCACAAACTCGAAGAGCAGCACGAACAGTAACGCTAGTGGATCTGATTTGCACTTACTGGGTGATATCAATCTTGGGGACCAGTCAAATGTCACTGCTCTGCTCGGAGAGTTGGAGCAGATCAAATACGACCAGATGGCAATCTCAAAGGATTTGCTGCGCATCAACAAGGACAACGAAATGCTCTGGAAGGAAAATATGATGGCCCGTGAGAGACATAGGACTCAACAACAGGCGCTGGAAAAGATTCTAAGGTTCTTAGCGTCCCTCGTACCGCACATGGatcaaaagatgatcaCCGAAGGGATTCTGAACAATGATGACCCGTCTCAAGTATTGCAAACGCACCAGGACACCCAAGACAACAATAGCGGCGCACAACCAGCGAATATGGACCTTTTCGACCCAGAATTCTTACGCAATCTACCCAAATCAAGGTTCCTACTGAAAAACCGTACTAGCTCGACAGCATCGAACCCCGACCGGTCGCAATTGGACGGCGCCAAGATTTCGGAGATcccatttgatgaagaagacgagaACCACGAACACAATGACACACCACAGCGTAACAGTATCTCAGGCCAAGAGACCGTATCATTCCTAAACCATCTACAATCGAATATCGACGAACAAGATGCCCGTATACAACATTTGGAAGATATGGTTCAAGTAATTTCGCCCTCCGGGTCCCAACAAAAGCAACCCAATTTCGACTTACAAGACTACTgtttcaacaacaattcTCCCATGGACGCAGGACGCAGTGGTACAGGCCTAAGTCCTTTACTCCCGCCCGAAGGTGACGATATGATCCCTCTACACACACAATCGCCTGCTTCGAACCTGATAGGAGACCTAGGCACCGGCCAGACTAATCCAAAGGGCAAAAGATACCTCGAGCACGAACCACTAGTTGAAGAGATCGCAGACAACTCCTCCAACGACCGTAAGAGACCTAAGCGATAA
- the YIG1 gene encoding Yig1p (similar to Saccharomyces cerevisiae YIG1 (YPL201C); ancestral locus Anc_6.210), whose product MGIPICLYEQLTQRDLQRYDRCPAGTLAVLKAVWEGRRGVGFVPRVTVGAEWTFRWRFELQIRVLWPLGSLIEWEAVRSKDSSHWLFYKENGSQFVFYEERSEELTVLRDLEQYLEGSRIASVDCWDEKLVLGLDSGQLKVVTWKACDGIVQHVNTIFLGPGPIQKVFTGLLPRFVVSYSAHHGLLCSDTHSGVTFTLLRVPRGDLQVALEFPRLTAFNESQVWHSDDVLREPLQQLEVPLRPEEHLLSATPCDDKLLVLETDRRLLSLSGQHCQTIFHKTEAYCQVSCAYDQVVVAEQHLYGTTLTVYEYSPDQQRWISLGYSDIRAKYNITKVLRLALLSPRNNNRRSLAVLADDGSIQSFNIECS is encoded by the coding sequence ATGGGTATTCCAATTTGTCTCTATGAGCAGTTGACGCAAAGGGATCTCCAGCGATATGATAGATGTCCAGCTGGGACCTTAGCGGTGTTGAAAGCGGTTTGGGAAGGTAGAAGAGGCGTCGGGTTTGTTCCTCGGGTTACTGTTGGTGCTGAATGGACTTTTAGATGGCGGTTTGAGTTACAGATTAGGGTTTTGTGGCCTTTGGGGAGTTTGATTGAGTGGGAAGCCGTTAGGAGTAAAGACTCGTCTCATTGGTTATTTTACAAGGAGAATGGGAGTCAATTTGTTTTCTATGAGGAAAGAAGTGAAGAGCTAACGGTATTGAGAGATCTAGAACAGTATTTGGAGGGTTCAAGGATAGCCAGTGTGGATTGTTGGGATGAGAAGCTAGTTCTGGGTCTGGATAGTGGCCAACTAAAAGTAGTCACGTGGAAAGCATGTGATGGGATTGTTCAACATGTTAATACAATTTTTCTGGGTCCTGGACCAATACAAAAGGTCTTTACAGGTTTGCTACCTCGTTTTGTGGTTTCTTACTCAGCCCACCATGGTCTTTTATGTTCCGACACTCACTCCGGGGTTACTTTCACATTATTGCGCGTCCCTCGCGGAGACTTGCAAGTGGCTTTGGAGTTCCCAAGATTAACTGCATTCAACGAATCGCAAGTTTGGCATAGTGACGACGTTTTACGCGAGCCTTTACAGCAATTAGAGGTTCCATTGAGACCTGAAGAGCATTTGCTCTCGGCCACCCCATGTGACGATAAATTACTAGTTCTAGAAACAGACCGGAGATTACTCTCCCTTAGCGGACAGCATTGTCAAACGATCTTCCACAAGACTGAAGCTTACTGTCAAGTATCCTGTGCATACGACCAAGTAGTTGTTGCAGAACAACACCTTTACGGCACAACGCTGACAGTTTACGAATACTCCCCGGATCAACAACGCTGGATCTCGCTGGGCTACTCCGATATTCGTGCCAAGTATAACATCACCAAAGTACTTCGGCTAGCTTTACTCTCACCGAGAAACAACAACAGGCGCAGTCTTGCCGTTCTCGCAGATGACGGATCCATccaatctttcaatataGAATGCTCATAA
- the TDEL0E05190 gene encoding uncharacterized protein (similar to Saccharomyces cerevisiae AFT1 (YGL071W) and AFT2 (YPL202C); ancestral locus Anc_6.211): MNCVSNDDISVPEGSPVSATMSHSGSNEESQPAALAKDQNKLIHLDPIPDFQDKGEIKPWLQKIYYPQGIEIVIERSDRLKVVFKCKASKRGKNSQGWAATKSESPVSLSKQPVLEGSKKKRSVSRFNLCPFRIRATYSLKRKRWNIVVVNNSHSHPLKFDPDSDDYKKFKSKLREDNDWEAIKKFDELEYRARSNLPIESSVITCDCGLTNEISSFNIVLPSAKPTMINKPKSTSKLRQQRKETFLKIPQQHDFLPNTTHVDSPTVSGFIDDLSLDQPFAALSTATDAFTDLNEIDFTSIFHKPQHPHRQHERHSITGTPVPPNVFSPLTNSTFQYYSPTDELLNSPAHQRPPSVSTHHSTQLVDICEKQSWDPHYNDHSQDSLATPLCEITNSDMCRADTPQRGIGDVLSQELNAIKAIDSDLQIIDESMSTQIFHRSGFDSESPWTPHDQLTQDNDEDSNDKSFWDMNFARQ, encoded by the coding sequence ATGAATTGTGTTTCGAACGACGATATTAGTGTGCCAGAGGGCTCACCAGTATCTGCGACCATGAGCCATAGTGGTAGTAATGAAGAGTCACAACCGGCCGCGTTAGCGAAAGACCAGAATAAGCTTATCCATCTGGATCCGATACCGGACTTCCAGGACAAAGGCGAGATTAAACCGTGGTTGCAAAAGATTTACTATCCACAGGGGATCGAGATTGTTATAGAGCGGTCAGACCGGTTGAAAGTTGTGTTCAAGTGTaaagcttccaaaagaGGCAAGAACTCACAGGGCTGGGCCGCAACAAAGAGTGAAAGTCCTGTGAGTTTATCGAAGCAACCTGTGCTCGAAGGatctaagaagaagagaagcGTTTCGAGGTTCAACTTGTGCCCCTTCAGGATACGCGCAACTTATTCAttgaaaaggaaaagatggaaTATTGTCGTTGTGAACAATAGTCATTCACATCCTCTTAAGTTTGATCCTGATTCTGAtgattacaagaaattcaaGTCCAAGTTAAGAGAAGATAACGATTGGGAAGCGATtaagaaatttgatgagcTGGAATACAGAGCGAGATCCAATCTACCGATTGAATCATCGGTGATCACATGTGACTGTGGTCTAACAAATGAGATTTCAAGTTTTAACATTGTGCTCCCGAGTGCTAAGCCAACGATGATCAATAAACCAAAGAGTACTTCCAAATTACGACAACAAAGGAAGGAGACTTTCCTCAAGATCCCACAACAACACGATTTCTTACCAAACACAACCCATGTCGATAGCCCCACAGTGTCTGgcttcatcgatgatctGTCGCTGGATCAACCATTTGCAGCTTTATCGACCGCTACTGATGCGTTCACAGATTTAAACGAAATAGATTTCACGAGCATATTCCATAAACCACAACATCCACATCGTCAGCATGAACGACATAGTATCACAGGGACCCCAGTACCACCAAACGTTTTCTCACCACTTACAAATTCGACTTTCCAGTATTACTCACCAACGGACGAATTGCTAAATTCACCGGCACACCAAAGACCGCCATCGGTGAGTACGCATCATAGTACTCAACTTGTCGACATATGCGAGAAACAAAGTTGGGACCCGCACTATAATGACCATAGCCAGGATTCGCTAGCCACACCACTTTGCGAGATTACCAACAGTGACATGTGCCGCGCCGATACTCCACAAAGGGGCATAGGTGACGTGCTATCCCAGGAGTTGAACGCCATAAAGGCCATAGACAGCGATTTACAAATCATAGATGAGTCAATGAGTACCCAAATCTTTCATAGATCTGGGTTCGATAGTGAATCGCCTTGGACACCACACGATCAACTGACTCAAGACAACGACGAAGATTCCAATGATAAGTCGTTCTGGGACATGAATTTCGCAAGACAATGA
- the RPB9 gene encoding DNA-directed RNA polymerase II core subunit RPB9 (similar to Saccharomyces cerevisiae RPB9 (YGL070C); ancestral locus Anc_6.212), with protein MTTFRFCRDCNNMLYPREDREVQRLLFECRTCSYVEEAGTPLVYRHELITNIGETAGVVQDIGSDPTLPRSDRECPKCHSRENVFFQSQQRRSDTSMVLFFVCLACSHIFTSDQKNKRTEFV; from the coding sequence ATGACGACGTTCAGGTTCTGTCGGGATTGTAACAATATGCTGTACCCGCGTGAAGATCGGGAAGTGCAAAGACTGCTGTTTGAATGCAGAACTTGCTCCTAtgtggaagaagctggaaCACCGCTGGTCTATAGACATGAACTGATCACGAACATTGGTGAGACTGCCGGAGTGGTGCAGGACATCGGTTCGGATCCTACGCTTCCGCGATCTGACAGGGAATGCCCTAAGTGTCACTCAAGAGAAAATGTGTTCTTTCAATCGCAGCAGAGGAGGAGTGATACTTCGATGGTTCTGTTCTTTGTGTGCCTGGCCTGCTCACATATCTTTACATCtgatcaaaagaataagAGAACCGAGTTTGTTTAA
- the MNP1 gene encoding mitochondrial 54S ribosomal protein bL12m (similar to Saccharomyces cerevisiae MNP1 (YGL068W); ancestral locus Anc_6.213) has protein sequence MSLRLVTRRAFVQSPRLLRVNALACRYNSTQPAVDPKIKNIVDEISKLTLLETSSLISELKSQLNIPDIAFPAAGTVAAGPGAGAAAAEESGAQEEEKPEEKTIFAIKLESFDAKSKPKIIKEVKNLLGLSLVEAKKFVEAAPKVLKDNVAKDDADKIKATLEGLGAKVALE, from the coding sequence ATGTCGTTACGTTTAGTTACCAGAAGGGCTTTTGTCCAGTCTCCGAGGCTCTTGAGGGTTAATGCCCTCGCTTGCCGTTACAACAGTACACAACCTGCTGTGGACCCAAAGATAAAGAATattgttgatgaaatttcaaaattgacaCTGCTGgagacttcttctttgatctctgaATTGAAGAGCCAATTGAACATCCCAGATATTGCATTCCCAGCAGCCGGAACTGTCGCAGCTGGACCAGGAGCTGGTGCAGCAGCAGCTGAAGAGAGTGGTgcccaagaagaagagaaaccaGAAGAAAAGACCATTTTTGCCATCAAATTGGAATCTTTTGATGCTAAATCTAAGCCAAAGATCATTAAGGaagtcaagaatttgttggGGCTATCCCTAGTggaagccaagaaattcgTGGAAGCAGCTCCAAAggttttgaaggataaCGTTGCCAAGGACGATGCCGACAAGATCAAGGCTACTCTTGAAGGTTTGGGGGCAAAGGTCGCATTGGAATAA
- the TPK2 gene encoding cAMP-dependent protein kinase catalytic subunit TPK2 (similar to Saccharomyces cerevisiae TPK2 (YPL203W); ancestral locus Anc_6.214) has product MDIGYQQPQHHQPQHHQVPQQYYANYESREKSLLPQKSVVSKGKYSLQDFQIMRTLGTGSFGRVHLVRSVHNGRYYAMKVLKKQQVIKMKQIEHTNDERRMLKLVEHPFVIRMWGTFQDARNLFMVVDYIEGGELFSLLRKSHRFPNPVAKFYAAEVTLALEYMHSHNIIYRDLKPENILLDRNGHIKITDFGFAKEVVTVTWTLCGTPDYIAPEVITTKPYNKSVDWWSLGVLIFEMLAGYTPFYDNTPMKTYEKILQGKVNYPPFFHPDAVNLLSNLITADLTRRLGNLQSGSDDIKSHPWFSEVVWEKLLAKDIETPYEPPIQAGTGDTSLFDQYPEEHLDYGIKGEDPYAQYFVDF; this is encoded by the coding sequence ATGGATATTGGATACCAGCAGCCACAGCACCACCAGCCACAGCACCACCAAGTGCCTCAGCAGTACTATGCTAACTATGAATCTCGAGAGAAGTCTTTGTTGCCCCAGAAATCTGTTGTGTCGAAGGGGAAATACTCGTTACAGGATTTCCAGATTATGAGGACCCTGGGGACTGGCTCGTTTGGGCGTGTACACCTGGTAAGGTCTGTGCACAACGGTCGTTATTATGCAATGAAAGTactgaagaagcagcaaGTGATTaagatgaagcagattGAGCATACGAATGATGAGCGTAGGATGTTGAAACTCGTGGAACACCCATTTGTTATCCGTATGTGGGGGACTTTCCAGGATGCCCGTAATTTGTTCATGGTGGTCGACTATATTGAAGGTGGTGAATTGTTCTCACTATTGCGTAAGTCTCATCGTTTCCCAAATCCCGTGGCCAAGTTCTACGCGGCGGAAGTAACTCTGGCATTGGAATACATGCATTCCCATAACATTATCTATCgtgatttgaaaccagagAATATCTTGCTGGATCGTAATGGACATATCAAGATCACTGATTTTGGatttgccaaagaagtTGTCACTGTGACTTGGACTTTATGCGGGACTCCGGATTATATCGCACCGGAAGTGATCACTACAAAACCTTATAACAAATCTGTCGATTGGTGGTCTCTCGGAGTGCtaatctttgaaatgctCGCAGGTTACACACCTTTTTACGATAACACACCGATGAAGACTTACgagaagattttgcaaGGTAAAGTTAACTATCCTCCTTTCTTCCACCCAGATGCAGTGAACTTATTGAGCAACCTTATCACAGCAGACTTGACTAGAAGACTAGGTAATTTACAAAGCGGATCAGACGATATTAAGTCGCATCCATGGTTCAGTGAAGTGGTGTGGGAAAAGTTACTCGCCAAGGATATCGAGACGCCATACGAGCCACCGATCCAGGCCGGTACAGGTGACACTTCGCTCTTTGACCAGTACCCAGAGGAGCACTTGGACTATGGTATCAAAGGCGAGGACCCTTATGCACAGTATTTTGTGGATTTTTGA